The genome window ACCAAGTTTCCGCCGTGAGGCAGCGGAACCGAGCGTTGAAGAGAACGCGCATAATCGTCTTCGATTTTGAAATATTCAAAGAGACTTTCTTTCGAACTCCAAAGTTTGACTTTGTTGATTTTGTCCGAAGAAAGTTTTTGCAATTCTTCGCGGATAGCAAAATATTCATCGCGGTCATCGACATAAACGTAGTCGGTGTTATCGCTGAAATATTCGCGGATAGTTTGTGCGACCGAATCGGATTCCTTAAAGATGCAAGTTTCGGCGGGCTGATGGGCGAAATTGTATTTCGTCGCTTCCCACTTATTTTCGAGTTCACGCATCTGCTTGGAAATTTCAATTTCGCTTTCTGAAAGACCGTTTGTGCGGACGATATAACCGACATCGGGTCCTTTTAAACGGCGCACGACTTTCTTAAATTCACGACGCTTTTTCGGGTCGCGTTCTCTTTTCGAAACGCCGACAAAATTTGTATTTGGCATGCACACGAGGAAGCGCCCCGCAAAACTCAAATGAGTTGTTAAACGGGCACCCTTAGTGCTGATAGGTTCCTTCACCACCTGCACCATAATTTCTTGACCTTCGTGGAGAATCTGGTCGATGGAAAGTTCCTCGCCCACGGTTTCGTCGTCGTCCTTGTCCCCATATTCTCGGGAAAGGAGGATGTTGCGGTCGATTGCGTCTTCCTGATGAAGAAAACCGGCCTTTTCAAGCCCGATGTCGATAAATGCGGCCTTTAGCGCCGGAAGTACTTTTTGCACGACCCCCTTGTAGATATTGCCGAGGACACGATTGGATTCTGCGCTTTCCACAACCAGTTCAGCGAGATCTCCACCTTCCATCACGGCAATTCTCTTTTCATAGGGCGTCATGCTGATCAAAATGCCGCGCTTTGAATTTTGGATAGCCATTAAAACTCCTAAAAACAAAAAAATCTTTGGGCTTTTGAACAAAACCCACTGAAATGCAGAAATATAGAATTTCTTTAAAGATGCCTTGGCGATGTCGGGCGAGTCGCATTGAAAAAAGAGACTTTTGGTCTTCTTGGCTCCGGCATTTTAAAATAGGCGATTGAAAGACTCAAAGGGGTCACCGTCTTTGGGGGACTTATTTGAACAAATAGATTCTATATTTCCCATCATGGCTGCCTCTAAAAATTCATTTTCTTGTCGTTTTATTCTTTGCCATGACGGCTCTTGTCGCTTGCGCCTTGACTGGCTTGGCGAAGCATCGCTCTGTCGCTCGCGATTTTTTTCACCGAAGATTTTGAGGTAGCCGAATGAAAAAGTTGTATCACGATCGGGAAAAATGCCTGGAATGCGCGGGCTGCGTCGGAGTGTGCGCTTCGATGGCTCTGGATATGTTTGGCCTGGATTTGCAAATCGATGATGCGAAATGCGTGCGCTGCGGTTTGTGCTGCAAGGCGTGCCCGGCGGGAGCGCTGACGCTGCGGGAGGTCGAAGAATGAAAAAGTCTTCTTATGATGTGCTGGTTATCGGTGCGGGCCCTGGCGGGAGCGTTGCGGCAAGGAATTTGGCAAAGCAGGGCTTTTCGGTTTTGCTGATTGAAAAACGGGAAAAAATCGGTTATCCTGTGCGTTGCGGTGAAGCCAGCACCAAATTGGAACGTCTCCAGGAAGAATTCGGCCCGATTGAACCGGACTGCATCGAAACGGAATTGAACGGGCTCTATGTTTACGGTCCGGGCGGTGTGGAACTCGACTGCAAAATGCCGGGCGTCGGCGTGATGCTGAACCGCGAAAAATTTGACCCGTGGCTTGCGCATTTGGCCGAGGAAGACGGCGCGGAAGTCGAGACGAACGCTCGGGCTTCTGCGGTGGGCGAAGTGCAGAACGGTTATCGTACAGTAACCGTGGAAACCTCCCGAGGAACCGAATTCATCCAAGCGAAAATGGTCATCGCCGCCGACGGCGTGGAAAGCCGCATCGGGCGCATGGTCGGCTTGAACACCCTCCAGAAACCGGCGATGACTTGCACTGGCGTCGATATTCAAGTCAAAGGGATTTTGACAAAGCCCGATTACCTCACCTTTTGGCAGGGCGTCGATTACATTAACGACGGCTATATCTGGAGTTTTCCGAAAGTGAAAAGCAACGTGACGAATTTCGGTGCTGGCTTTTTGATTTCGACAAAATCCGACAAGTGCATAGAAGAAGTGGCGTTCGACTGGCTGAAAAAATTGTTCCCGAATGCGAAAGTCGTAGAAAATCACGTAGTTGGCGGACTCATTCCCGTTTCCGGCAATTTGGAACGGACTGTCAAAGACCGCTTCTTGCTTGTCGGCGACGCGGCGCACCATACAAATCCCTTGACGGGCGGCGGCATTGCGACGGCGATGCGCGCGGGGCTTTTAGCTTCGGCGGTCGTGGGCGACGGGCTTCGCTCGGGGGAACTTTCGGAATCGTCCTTGCGCCTCTACGAAAAACTTTGCCGCGAAAATTTTGGGCAAAAGCACTTGCGGTTGATGAAGTTCCGCCGCTTTTTGCTGTCCCAGACCCGCGACGACCAGATTCGCGTGTATAAACTGATCCGGTCCTATCTCCAGTCGGGCAAAAAATTCATATTCGGAATGCCGCTGGAACTGGCCAAATACGCGTTTCGTTACCTGAAGTTCCATTGACCCTCATTGGCGGGAGTTCTTTTTTGGGTGTGCCCCGCTTTCGCGGGTCGGGCTATATTGCTCCAAGGCAAAAGCCTTTCCGCAACGGAGCCGCAAGCGTCTCCGCCCATCCGGGTAACTATCCCTCACGCAAAATTCGGGCGGGGGAATGCGCCACTCTTGTGAACCTGTCGCCCTTCGATTGGTTCGACTAGTTCGACAAGCGGTTGCTGAACCCGTCGAAGCATGGTTGCTGAGCCCGTCGAAGCACGCCAACCAACGGTCCCTGAGCCTGCCGAAGCATTCGCCGAAGTTGTTTTAGCGAATTCCTTTACAAAAAAGCCCGCCATGCAGGCGGGCTTCCCAAAATAGGGGTTCTGGTTACAGGAACCAGTAGGTCGCGCCAATGGACAGACGCAGGTTTTGAACATCCGGGGAATAAGAATAGCCATCTTCTTCGTAATCTTCCGCAATAGAGGTGAGGCCCAGCATCAAGCGGAAATTGACGTCCAAATTGGGAATGATGGACCAGCCAGCACCCAAAGCGAGGCCGAATTCAAAGGTGCTTATATAGTCGTCGAGATCTGCTGTAACCTCTACGTCGCCGACTTCCTCTTCGATTTCGGAGGACAAGTTGAATGCGAAGGTGGGACCTGCTTCCAAATAGAATTGCGGAATTGGGGTCACGCGGGCCAAAACGGGAATTTCCAAATACCATTGGCGAACGGTCACATCGTCATCGGAGACACGGCGGAGGGCGATGTCGATTTCAGGAGTGACGGCGAATATGGGAAGAATTTCGATCCCGCTAGTAAGACCGGCGCTAAATCCGAATCCCCAAGGGACGTCTTCGGCGTCATCTCCCCACCAGGTTCCGAATGTTCCGGCGGCTCGGGCACCGAAATGAAATTCTCCGCCGGCAAAGGACAGGGTTGCTGCTACAGCGACCAGGGCGAAAATTTTGAAAATGCGGTTCATAGTTTTCCTTCTGTTTGTGAATTGTTGATTTAGAATCCATTGTTGAAAATAAATGTAGTAAAGCGTAAACAAAAGCGGATCAATTTCTTTCTTTTTTTTTTTTTTTTTTTTACAAAAATCTCTTCTAAAAAATCGATCCCATCGAAAATCGGTTGCGTTAGAATAACTTGTTGTCAGCTATCAGTTGTTAGTTTTCAGTTGTCAGTCCGAATTGTCTATCTGGCCACTATCCACTATTTACGGATCACTTTTCCTTTCGCCTGGTTTTCTGAACTTAGGTTAGTGCGCTTCGACCGGTTTGACAACTGGTCCCTGCCCTTCGATAAACTCAGGGACCGCCGGTTGCTGAGCTAGTCGATGCACAGAGAACCAAACGCCGTCGTTGCCCGATTTACAGCGCAAATGCCGTTTTGTAAACGGCATTTTAAGAAATTTTCTATCTTTGGGGAAAATTTAAAACTTTGCAAAGGTGACTTATGGCAAAAAAAGAACCGTCCAAGAAACATTCCGAAGTTCTGGAAAATACTGTCCAGGCTTTCAAGAACGCTTTTGATAATCACATTCACCATTCTCTTGCCCGTGATGAACACACGGTGACAAAACACGAAAAATTTTTGGCCGTGGCATATGCTGTGCGCGACCGCCTGATCGATCGCTGGATCAAGACGCAGGAAACCTATTACGAAAAGGACGTCAAGCGCGTTTACTACCTGTCTCTGGAATTTTTGATTGGCCGCACCCTGGGCAATTCCGTTTTGAATTTGGATGTGGAAAGCGCTGTGGAAGAAGCGGTTGCCGAACTGGGCATGACCCTTGAAGAACTTCGCGAAGAAGAAGTGGACGCGGGGCTTGGCAACGGCGGACTTGGACGCTTGGCCGCTTGCTTCCTCGATTCGATGGCGACTTTGGAACTCCCGGCGACGGGT of Hallerella porci contains these proteins:
- a CDS encoding Rne/Rng family ribonuclease, translated to MAIQNSKRGILISMTPYEKRIAVMEGGDLAELVVESAESNRVLGNIYKGVVQKVLPALKAAFIDIGLEKAGFLHQEDAIDRNILLSREYGDKDDDETVGEELSIDQILHEGQEIMVQVVKEPISTKGARLTTHLSFAGRFLVCMPNTNFVGVSKRERDPKKRREFKKVVRRLKGPDVGYIVRTNGLSESEIEISKQMRELENKWEATKYNFAHQPAETCIFKESDSVAQTIREYFSDNTDYVYVDDRDEYFAIREELQKLSSDKINKVKLWSSKESLFEYFKIEDDYARSLQRSVPLPHGGNLVIDQTEALVAIDVNTGPKVHGKDQEKIIFETNVDACYEIAKQLRLRDIGGLVVIDFIDMELQENRDALFQEFRKAIRKDKAPITPTPLSQFGLMEVTRKRVRTNLMTEKTEVCPICRGTGHVFRLETTLSAIDRWLSRARTKGRMKNVKMVVSTPMVDLLCNNMARMFHYLEYKHEMKLELVEDEKMFPNQFYMFNEKDEDITEEFNFA
- a CDS encoding 4Fe-4S dicluster domain-containing protein; this encodes MKKLYHDREKCLECAGCVGVCASMALDMFGLDLQIDDAKCVRCGLCCKACPAGALTLREVEE
- a CDS encoding geranylgeranyl reductase family protein — encoded protein: MKKSSYDVLVIGAGPGGSVAARNLAKQGFSVLLIEKREKIGYPVRCGEASTKLERLQEEFGPIEPDCIETELNGLYVYGPGGVELDCKMPGVGVMLNREKFDPWLAHLAEEDGAEVETNARASAVGEVQNGYRTVTVETSRGTEFIQAKMVIAADGVESRIGRMVGLNTLQKPAMTCTGVDIQVKGILTKPDYLTFWQGVDYINDGYIWSFPKVKSNVTNFGAGFLISTKSDKCIEEVAFDWLKKLFPNAKVVENHVVGGLIPVSGNLERTVKDRFLLVGDAAHHTNPLTGGGIATAMRAGLLASAVVGDGLRSGELSESSLRLYEKLCRENFGQKHLRLMKFRRFLLSQTRDDQIRVYKLIRSYLQSGKKFIFGMPLELAKYAFRYLKFH
- a CDS encoding porin family protein, producing the protein MNRIFKIFALVAVAATLSFAGGEFHFGARAAGTFGTWWGDDAEDVPWGFGFSAGLTSGIEILPIFAVTPEIDIALRRVSDDDVTVRQWYLEIPVLARVTPIPQFYLEAGPTFAFNLSSEIEEEVGDVEVTADLDDYISTFEFGLALGAGWSIIPNLDVNFRLMLGLTSIAEDYEEDGYSYSPDVQNLRLSIGATYWFL